The following are encoded together in the Pseudothermotoga sp. genome:
- the hisG gene encoding ATP phosphoribosyltransferase: MVKLALAKGRLEEEAFSFLKGCGYTFKEATERSLVVEDLKGTMQIFIVKPLDVPTYVFSGIADVGICGTDSIVESQLKLIQPMKLPFGKSRMVLAGFEGFKPKNGVLSVATKFPVSTKMYFDAKKLDVKIIKLHGSVELAPLVGLAELIVDIVQTGRTLKENGLSILDEIYPISAIVTLNEVSYRTKRDEILNFLESLSRGMKG; this comes from the coding sequence ATGGTCAAACTAGCTCTGGCGAAGGGAAGGCTCGAAGAGGAAGCGTTTTCGTTTCTGAAAGGGTGTGGTTATACCTTCAAAGAAGCAACAGAAAGATCTCTCGTCGTGGAGGATTTGAAAGGAACGATGCAGATCTTCATCGTCAAACCTTTAGACGTTCCAACCTACGTGTTCAGCGGTATCGCCGATGTGGGCATCTGTGGAACAGACTCGATCGTTGAATCTCAGCTAAAACTCATTCAACCTATGAAATTACCTTTCGGCAAGAGCAGAATGGTGCTCGCAGGGTTTGAAGGTTTCAAACCTAAAAATGGTGTTCTCAGCGTCGCCACCAAGTTCCCCGTGAGCACGAAGATGTACTTCGATGCGAAGAAGCTCGATGTGAAGATCATCAAACTGCACGGTTCGGTGGAACTGGCGCCCTTGGTGGGGTTGGCCGAACTGATCGTGGACATAGTTCAAACCGGTAGGACGCTGAAAGAGAACGGGCTTTCGATTCTCGATGAGATCTATCCCATCAGCGCGATCGTCACGCTCAACGAGGTTTCTTACCGCACCAAAAGGGATGAGATTTTGAATTTTCTTGAAAGTCTTTCGAGG
- a CDS encoding ATP phosphoribosyltransferase regulatory subunit, producing the protein MRRIEKLVKTFVEKCYENDFELFLSPEVEALKDLSKLEKDWIFFQARNGELFKLRNDYTASIVEYFNKLQLERFRVWYTGFVYRYDHSGEVRPKFQLGVEIIPFSSLKDLELVLQLLIETVLSSLTDRLLVEIGDSRVIEKCVQHVPRKFRKQLFELIDRKDVSEIEFFASLHGLDLSNVVKLVENSFTKRGVDGLKDFPLDSTIEAEIVRTVDFLSKFSHITVELDFSIARTIEEYDGPTFTMFDLKNSLLIAAGGRYKVNENVLAVGGTIFLEERTWSN; encoded by the coding sequence TTGAGAAGGATCGAAAAGCTTGTGAAGACGTTCGTGGAAAAGTGCTACGAAAACGATTTTGAGTTGTTTTTGAGTCCAGAGGTGGAAGCTCTGAAGGATCTGTCAAAATTGGAGAAAGACTGGATCTTTTTCCAAGCTAGGAACGGTGAGCTGTTCAAGCTCAGGAACGATTACACCGCTTCGATCGTGGAGTATTTCAACAAGCTCCAGCTGGAAAGGTTCAGAGTTTGGTATACAGGTTTCGTCTATCGATACGATCATTCCGGTGAGGTCCGACCGAAGTTCCAACTGGGTGTGGAGATCATCCCCTTTTCATCGTTGAAAGATCTCGAGCTTGTTCTGCAACTGCTCATCGAAACGGTTCTTTCGTCCTTGACGGACCGGCTCTTGGTGGAGATCGGTGATTCTAGAGTGATAGAAAAGTGTGTGCAACATGTACCTAGAAAGTTCAGAAAACAGCTCTTTGAGCTCATAGACAGAAAAGATGTGTCGGAGATAGAGTTCTTCGCTTCTCTGCACGGTCTGGATCTTTCGAACGTGGTGAAGTTGGTCGAGAACAGTTTCACCAAAAGGGGTGTGGACGGATTGAAAGATTTTCCACTCGATTCGACGATAGAAGCCGAGATCGTTCGAACGGTCGATTTTCTTTCGAAGTTTTCTCATATCACCGTGGAGTTGGATTTTTCCATAGCCAGAACGATCGAAGAGTACGATGGTCCCACGTTCACGATGTTCGATCTTAAAAATTCACTGCTCATAGCCGCTGGAGGCAGGTACAAGGTGAACGAGAATGTTCTGGCCGTCGGAGGAACGATCTTTCTGGAGGAGAGAACATGGTCAAACTAG